Genomic window (Pradoshia sp. D12):
GAAAATTCTACATCTAATCCGTCAGATTTTATGGAAGGCGGCGTGGTGTTTCCACTTGCCATCCTGTTTCTGCCGTGAAGTAAGTTATGGTTATATCTGCCCATTTTTGATTACCTCCCAAATGAAGAAT
Coding sequences:
- a CDS encoding YfhD family protein gives rise to the protein MGRYNHNLLHGRNRMASGNTTPPSIKSDGLDVEFSEALADHDDLVAQARSKAADARAKSRK